A region from the Stygiolobus caldivivus genome encodes:
- a CDS encoding SecE/sec61-gamma family protein translocase subunit, producing the protein MSIDKSLRKLKDDWKLITSVAKKPDKDMLSYSIKLTLLVIAVVGVLSYIIQLTFTLLVH; encoded by the coding sequence ATGTCAATTGATAAGTCCCTCAGGAAACTCAAGGACGACTGGAAGCTGATTACCAGTGTTGCTAAAAAACCAGATAAAGATATGCTAAGTTATAGTATAAAACTCACGTTACTCGTTATAGCAGTAGTAGGGGTGCTCTCATATATTATACAGTTAACTTTTACGCTCCTCGTACATTAA
- a CDS encoding 50S ribosomal protein L10, protein MIKMAVVTQHKIPKWKIEEVEELTQKLKEYPTIVIANIEGFPADKLHDIRKKLRGKAEIKVTKNSLFELALKKAGLDESKFKPYLTGSNAYIFTNMNPFELHLFLAKFKLKRYAMPGDKADEEVVIPAGDTGMPAGPILSTFGKLKVKTKVQDGKVYVLQDTVIAKPGDPIPPEAAPILQKLGIMPVYIKLSIKVAYEGGVIIPGEQLEINLDEYKDEVMKAHFNAFSLAVEIAYPEPEVLKVTAQKAARNAISLAAEIAYITPETVQAVISKAMTKAYALAGAISGKVDLGIQVPQQAPAQAAQPAEKKEEKKEEEEKKGPSEEEIGGGLSSLFG, encoded by the coding sequence GTGATTAAAATGGCCGTAGTAACACAACACAAAATCCCGAAATGGAAAATAGAAGAAGTAGAAGAACTTACCCAAAAACTAAAGGAATACCCTACGATAGTCATCGCAAATATTGAAGGTTTCCCAGCGGATAAGCTCCACGATATCAGAAAGAAACTGAGGGGAAAGGCCGAAATTAAAGTAACGAAGAACAGTTTATTCGAACTTGCATTAAAGAAAGCCGGTCTGGACGAGTCCAAATTCAAGCCTTATCTAACCGGTTCTAACGCTTATATCTTTACTAATATGAACCCCTTTGAGCTCCACCTCTTTCTAGCTAAGTTTAAACTAAAGAGGTACGCGATGCCCGGAGATAAGGCAGACGAAGAAGTAGTTATACCCGCCGGAGACACCGGGATGCCTGCAGGCCCCATACTCAGTACCTTCGGGAAACTGAAAGTAAAGACCAAAGTACAAGACGGTAAAGTCTACGTCCTGCAAGACACGGTAATAGCTAAACCCGGAGACCCCATCCCACCAGAGGCAGCCCCTATACTACAAAAACTAGGGATAATGCCAGTATACATCAAGCTCAGTATTAAAGTAGCCTATGAAGGCGGAGTAATTATCCCCGGTGAACAACTAGAAATTAACTTGGATGAATATAAGGACGAAGTGATGAAAGCCCACTTTAACGCTTTCAGTCTTGCCGTAGAAATCGCCTATCCAGAACCCGAAGTATTAAAGGTTACTGCACAGAAGGCTGCAAGAAATGCTATATCTTTAGCTGCCGAGATAGCGTACATTACCCCTGAGACTGTGCAGGCAGTAATATCTAAAGCTATGACTAAGGCCTATGCGTTAGCTGGTGCAATCAGCGGGAAAGTAGACTTAGGGATACAAGTCCCTCAACAAGCACCTGCTCAGGCTGCTCAGCCTGCTGAGAAGAAGGAGGAGAAGAAGGAGGAAGAGGAGAAGAAGGGGCCGAGTGAAGAGGAGATCGGTGGCGGTCTGTCCTCACTCTTCGGGTAA
- the rpl18a gene encoding 50S ribosomal protein L18Ae, with product MSEIKVFMVRGTALFNEAKFPTRQKFVRYIRALNEKQALEKIYSDFGGKNKIKRYNIKIEEIKEVKVEEINDKTARDLAKLEKIIL from the coding sequence ATGTCTGAGATCAAAGTTTTCATGGTCAGAGGCACAGCGTTATTTAACGAAGCAAAGTTCCCTACGAGACAAAAATTTGTAAGGTATATAAGAGCCTTAAATGAAAAACAAGCACTAGAAAAAATATACAGCGATTTTGGGGGTAAGAACAAAATAAAGAGGTATAACATAAAAATTGAGGAAATAAAAGAAGTAAAAGTAGAGGAGATAAACGACAAGACAGCAAGAGATTTAGCAAAGTTAGAAAAGATAATATTGTGA
- a CDS encoding translation initiation factor IF-6 translates to MNVDKLSIFGTDNIGIYIFTNDKYTILPKIDDRQVLDKIQEILKTEIIQTTVAKSVLVGILTSGNNDVIILPKTVTDEEYQSIKQQAKDARVEVLDIKPTALGNILLMNSHAALVYKELSDVEVEKIKKIIQVEAIRKGSIANIITVGSVGVVTDKAGLVHVDVTDEELNQLSEFFRVRLDTGTVNFGSVFVRSGLVANKNGVLVGSSTTGPEILRIQRAFND, encoded by the coding sequence ATGAATGTAGATAAACTTTCAATTTTCGGAACGGACAATATAGGTATATATATTTTTACCAACGATAAATATACAATATTACCTAAGATCGATGATAGGCAAGTCCTAGATAAAATTCAGGAAATTCTAAAGACTGAGATAATCCAGACGACAGTCGCAAAAAGCGTTCTAGTAGGTATTTTAACCTCGGGCAATAACGACGTCATTATTCTACCTAAAACAGTAACTGATGAAGAGTACCAGAGTATAAAGCAACAAGCTAAAGATGCGAGAGTGGAAGTCCTAGACATTAAACCTACTGCATTAGGAAACATATTATTAATGAATTCGCATGCAGCTCTTGTTTATAAAGAGTTAAGTGATGTAGAAGTAGAAAAAATAAAGAAAATTATTCAAGTAGAAGCTATAAGAAAAGGGAGTATAGCTAACATTATTACAGTAGGTTCTGTGGGTGTTGTAACAGATAAAGCTGGACTCGTCCATGTAGATGTAACTGACGAAGAGCTAAACCAACTTTCTGAGTTTTTTAGGGTTAGGCTTGATACCGGGACAGTGAACTTCGGAAGCGTCTTCGTAAGGAGTGGCTTAGTCGCAAACAAGAACGGAGTTCTAGTAGGTTCGTCAACCACCGGACCAGAGATTTTAAGAATCCAAAGAGCATTTAATGATTGA
- a CDS encoding 50S ribosomal protein L31e has protein sequence MVVNFRRAFMGRSTVRTRRALNIIRYTVRRHFGAEKVIIDPILARAVSVNGRDKIVRKIRINVRKVGEKIYLVTLALKSE, from the coding sequence ATGGTAGTTAATTTCAGAAGGGCGTTTATGGGAAGGAGCACGGTAAGGACCAGGAGGGCACTTAACATAATAAGGTACACAGTAAGGAGGCATTTCGGAGCTGAAAAAGTAATTATAGACCCTATATTGGCTAGGGCTGTATCTGTTAACGGTCGGGATAAGATCGTAAGGAAAATAAGGATAAATGTTAGAAAGGTAGGGGAAAAGATATATTTAGTTACCCTCGCACTTAAAAGTGAATGA
- the rpl12p gene encoding 50S ribosomal protein P1 encodes MEYIYASLLLHSAKKEINEDNLKNVLSAAGVAVDDVRLKAVVAALKEVNIDEVLKNATAMPVAVAAAAPAQAAQPAEKKEEKKEEEEKKGPSEEEIGGGLSSLFG; translated from the coding sequence ATGGAATACATCTACGCAAGTCTCTTGTTACATTCAGCTAAAAAAGAGATAAATGAAGACAACCTGAAGAATGTACTTTCAGCTGCAGGAGTAGCTGTAGATGACGTAAGGCTAAAAGCTGTAGTAGCCGCGCTGAAAGAAGTAAACATAGACGAGGTCCTAAAGAACGCTACCGCGATGCCCGTAGCCGTGGCTGCCGCAGCACCTGCTCAGGCTGCTCAGCCTGCTGAGAAGAAGGAGGAGAAGAAGGAGGAAGAGGAGAAGAAGGGGCCGAGTGAAGAGGAGATCGGTGGCGGTCTGTCCTCACTCTTCGGGTAA
- a CDS encoding DNA-binding protein gives MSDEYDEELQDLLRRKAAEQQRRALEEQQRKAELEARKDAILRAILTPEARQRLTNVKLVKPEIAEAIENQLIALAQAGRIQAPITDDELKEILAQLTSQTKKDFKITIRERGWK, from the coding sequence ATGAGTGATGAATACGATGAAGAGTTACAAGACCTTTTGAGAAGAAAGGCAGCAGAACAGCAAAGAAGGGCTTTAGAAGAACAGCAGAGGAAAGCTGAACTTGAGGCTAGGAAAGACGCAATTTTAAGGGCAATATTAACGCCTGAGGCAAGACAAAGGTTAACCAACGTAAAACTTGTTAAGCCCGAAATAGCTGAAGCAATTGAAAACCAACTCATTGCGTTAGCACAAGCGGGAAGGATCCAAGCTCCTATAACTGACGATGAACTGAAGGAGATATTAGCCCAACTTACCTCTCAGACTAAAAAAGATTTCAAAATAACGATCAGAGAAAGGGGTTGGAAATGA
- a CDS encoding DUF711 family protein: MKLRALTIFFVSGSTDNLVKYVQYFQQVKEEIVWTKRVAFPPEVESVDKWVSQIPSVQGIIYSVIHLKAKNKLEKIVDTLSTDKSFYGSVLLNDPKYAEDVAKFIYSLDPEMATRIAVLINDDFLTTPYFPVGSANTINDSLSSSLIYVKEFSDDRAERALAFADEFTKKTGKEMGLRYLGIDASLSPWMEESVGKIIEDVSGEKLFSLGHLSTVSSLNRKIFDLVWKLKVTPIGFSEVMLPVAEDNVLMERVREGFLKLSQLMALTSVCVAGLDMVAVNRDLELYKKIIKDSIAIQFTKRRPYGIRIIPSSGEGEIYLKEYGKIPEIKII, from the coding sequence ATGAAGTTAAGGGCCCTTACGATTTTCTTCGTATCGGGCAGTACGGATAACCTAGTCAAATACGTTCAGTACTTCCAGCAAGTAAAAGAAGAAATAGTATGGACCAAGAGAGTAGCTTTCCCCCCTGAGGTGGAGAGCGTCGATAAGTGGGTAAGCCAAATCCCTTCAGTACAAGGTATTATTTATTCTGTCATCCATTTAAAGGCTAAAAATAAATTAGAAAAGATAGTCGATACACTGTCCACTGATAAGTCATTTTATGGCTCGGTTCTGCTCAACGATCCTAAGTATGCAGAGGATGTAGCCAAGTTCATATACTCATTAGACCCCGAGATGGCAACGCGTATAGCAGTCCTTATAAATGACGATTTTCTCACTACTCCCTACTTTCCCGTAGGGAGTGCTAATACAATTAACGACTCACTTTCCTCTTCATTAATTTATGTGAAAGAGTTCTCGGACGATAGGGCTGAAAGGGCACTCGCGTTTGCGGATGAGTTTACAAAGAAGACCGGTAAGGAAATGGGGCTCCGGTATTTAGGGATCGATGCGTCTTTATCCCCATGGATGGAAGAAAGCGTGGGTAAGATAATAGAAGACGTAAGTGGTGAGAAATTGTTCTCATTAGGGCATCTCTCTACTGTGTCTAGTTTAAATAGGAAAATATTCGATCTAGTGTGGAAATTGAAGGTTACTCCTATAGGTTTTTCAGAAGTTATGTTACCCGTAGCTGAAGACAATGTCCTTATGGAAAGAGTTAGGGAAGGTTTTCTTAAATTATCTCAGCTCATGGCGCTGACTTCTGTCTGTGTGGCAGGTCTTGATATGGTCGCCGTGAACAGGGACTTAGAATTATACAAAAAAATTATCAAGGACTCAATAGCTATACAGTTTACTAAAAGAAGACCTTATGGTATTAGAATAATTCCGTCGAGTGGTGAGGGAGAAATTTACCTTAAAGAGTATGGCAAAATACCCGAGATTAAAATAATCTGA
- the pfdA gene encoding prefoldin subunit alpha, giving the protein MSGREESGEMAIDLEAIYQQAVELKDYIETLQKTLAEVLDSIESVKSSKNAIDELGKQNQEYLLLGDRKGNIMFRVSNIGNTKVIVHLGMQYFVEVDPQTAKRLLDDKEKELTDYSKALQNELAKSVEAYNQLAQVLSAIQAQAQKGG; this is encoded by the coding sequence ATGAGCGGGAGAGAAGAAAGCGGAGAAATGGCGATAGATTTAGAGGCGATCTACCAGCAAGCGGTAGAGCTAAAAGATTATATAGAAACACTCCAAAAAACGCTAGCTGAAGTCCTTGACTCCATAGAGTCGGTAAAATCTTCTAAAAACGCTATTGATGAGTTGGGAAAACAAAACCAGGAATACCTCCTATTGGGAGACAGAAAGGGTAACATAATGTTTAGAGTGAGTAATATAGGTAATACAAAAGTCATAGTCCACCTGGGCATGCAGTACTTTGTTGAGGTAGACCCTCAGACAGCGAAAAGGCTACTCGATGATAAGGAAAAAGAACTAACAGACTATTCTAAGGCTCTACAAAATGAACTAGCCAAGTCAGTTGAGGCTTATAACCAACTCGCGCAGGTACTATCGGCTATACAAGCTCAAGCACAGAAAGGTGGATAA
- a CDS encoding 50S ribosomal protein L1, which translates to MLVERNNLVEALKQALDPSNNPKRGFTQSVDIIVTFKGVDMKKGELKLREIVPLPKPPTKARRVLVVPSFEQLESVKRASPNMILTKEELQKLQGQKRPVKKLARQNDWFLIAQDSMALAGRIIGPALGPRGKFPVPLPNSSDVTEYVNRFKRSTLVKTKDQPHVQAFIGTEDMKPDDLADNAIAVLNTIENKARVEANLRAIYVKTTMGKVVKVNLK; encoded by the coding sequence ATGCTCGTTGAAAGGAATAATTTAGTAGAAGCATTAAAACAAGCCCTCGACCCCTCTAACAACCCTAAGAGAGGCTTTACGCAGAGCGTAGATATTATAGTGACCTTCAAAGGGGTTGATATGAAAAAAGGAGAACTGAAACTGAGGGAAATAGTCCCCCTACCCAAACCGCCTACAAAAGCCAGAAGAGTGCTTGTAGTACCCTCCTTCGAGCAACTGGAGTCAGTAAAAAGGGCGTCCCCTAACATGATCTTGACTAAAGAAGAACTACAGAAACTACAAGGCCAGAAGAGGCCTGTAAAGAAACTAGCTAGGCAGAACGACTGGTTCTTAATAGCCCAAGATTCAATGGCATTAGCCGGTAGGATTATAGGACCTGCTTTAGGACCTAGGGGGAAGTTCCCCGTTCCCCTACCCAACTCTTCGGACGTTACCGAATACGTAAACAGGTTTAAGAGGTCTACATTGGTTAAAACCAAAGACCAACCCCACGTACAAGCTTTTATAGGTACAGAGGATATGAAGCCAGATGATCTAGCCGATAATGCGATAGCAGTATTAAATACTATCGAGAATAAAGCTAGAGTAGAAGCTAATTTAAGAGCAATATATGTAAAAACCACGATGGGTAAAGTGGTAAAAGTTAACTTGAAGTGA
- a CDS encoding nicotinate phosphoribosyltransferase, with amino-acid sequence MRFYIANEESILKGEITDIYFNRTLKTLEHLGLKEIKVRMEIHSYGLPKNYQWAVFTGLEEVLNLLEGKDVTVYSMPEGTLFKEVEPVMIIEGNYLDFGVYETALLGILRHYSTISTKAARIKKLAMDKTVLFFGLRALHPAIAPMVDRAAYIGGCDGVSGAFNEKTIGVIPSGTMPHALMLSVGDNIKAWKAFDEAMPPDVARIVLVDTFEDERTEALKAAQLLRDKLYGIRLDTPSSRRGNFRKIIQEVKWTLNINGFSNVKIFVSGGIDEDDVIQLRDIVDGFGVGTSIAVPPEGVDFSADIVEKYDQGKWIPFTKRGKWPGAKQVYRCGDNPESDVITLLDSQPPNADCKPLLKKVMEKGKIVTTLPTAKEIREYVLDQIKKLPD; translated from the coding sequence ATGAGATTTTATATTGCAAATGAGGAATCGATATTAAAGGGGGAAATAACAGACATTTATTTTAACAGGACTCTGAAGACCCTTGAGCATTTAGGGCTCAAAGAAATAAAAGTCAGGATGGAAATACACTCTTACGGTCTTCCTAAGAATTACCAGTGGGCAGTGTTTACGGGATTGGAAGAGGTTCTAAACTTGCTCGAGGGTAAAGATGTTACAGTTTATTCTATGCCTGAAGGGACTTTGTTCAAAGAAGTTGAACCGGTTATGATTATTGAAGGGAACTACTTGGATTTTGGTGTATACGAAACAGCTCTCCTAGGTATCCTCAGGCACTATTCAACCATATCTACTAAAGCAGCTAGGATCAAAAAACTAGCTATGGACAAAACAGTCCTCTTCTTTGGGCTAAGGGCTCTCCATCCTGCGATAGCTCCAATGGTAGATAGGGCAGCCTATATTGGTGGGTGTGACGGGGTCTCTGGGGCTTTTAATGAAAAGACTATAGGTGTTATACCTTCTGGTACTATGCCCCACGCGTTAATGCTCTCGGTGGGGGATAATATAAAAGCGTGGAAGGCCTTTGATGAAGCTATGCCACCTGATGTAGCCAGGATAGTTCTAGTCGACACTTTTGAGGACGAAAGGACGGAAGCACTAAAAGCGGCCCAACTCCTTAGAGATAAGTTATATGGGATTAGACTCGATACGCCTTCGAGCAGGAGGGGTAATTTCAGGAAAATAATTCAAGAGGTTAAGTGGACTCTAAATATCAACGGTTTTAGTAACGTTAAGATCTTCGTTAGCGGTGGAATAGATGAAGATGATGTTATCCAGCTGCGGGATATTGTAGATGGATTTGGCGTAGGTACTAGTATAGCCGTACCGCCAGAAGGAGTGGATTTCAGTGCAGATATTGTAGAGAAATATGATCAAGGAAAATGGATACCGTTTACTAAAAGAGGTAAATGGCCCGGGGCTAAACAAGTATATAGGTGCGGTGATAACCCTGAGAGTGACGTTATAACTTTACTTGACTCTCAACCGCCTAATGCAGATTGTAAACCTTTATTGAAAAAAGTGATGGAGAAGGGGAAGATAGTTACTACTTTACCTACTGCAAAGGAAATAAGGGAGTACGTACTCGACCAGATAAAAAAGCTACCTGATTAA
- a CDS encoding 50S ribosomal protein L11 — MPTKSIKIVVEGGNAKPGPPLGPTLSQLGLNVGEVVKKINEATSQFKGMSVPVTIEIDTSTKKYEIKVGVPTTTSLLLKAVGADAPSGDPEHKKIGNLKMDQIIDIAVKKKPQLTSKTLKAAVKSILGTARSIGITVEGRDPKLLVKEVEQGKYDDLLTKYEQKWNEVEG; from the coding sequence ATGCCTACAAAGTCAATAAAAATCGTAGTAGAAGGAGGAAACGCAAAACCGGGCCCCCCATTAGGCCCAACCCTATCACAACTAGGCCTAAACGTAGGAGAAGTAGTGAAGAAAATAAATGAGGCTACGTCCCAATTCAAAGGAATGTCAGTTCCAGTAACGATAGAAATTGATACGTCAACTAAGAAATACGAAATAAAAGTAGGAGTGCCAACTACTACTTCTCTACTGTTAAAAGCAGTAGGTGCAGATGCCCCTTCAGGTGACCCTGAACACAAAAAGATAGGAAACCTAAAAATGGATCAAATTATCGACATAGCTGTCAAGAAGAAACCCCAGTTAACCTCTAAGACCCTTAAGGCCGCAGTCAAGAGTATTCTGGGCACAGCTAGGTCTATCGGTATAACAGTAGAGGGGAGAGACCCCAAACTACTCGTTAAGGAAGTGGAACAAGGTAAATACGATGACTTATTAACTAAATATGAACAAAAATGGAATGAAGTAGAAGGGTGA
- a CDS encoding transcription elongation factor Spt5: protein MEAPKFRNYYAVRVTAGQEINVALMIEERIKTNNVKEIYSIVVPPSVKGYVIVEASGPHVVKLVVTGIRHVKGVAHGLVQKEDVVKFVSKTVSLPTIKEGEIVEITSGPFRGMQAEVKRLDSAKNEVVLNILESSFPLQVTVPVDQVKPVKK from the coding sequence TTGGAAGCTCCTAAATTCAGGAATTATTATGCTGTTAGGGTCACCGCGGGACAAGAAATAAATGTCGCCCTTATGATCGAGGAGAGGATAAAAACCAATAACGTAAAGGAAATTTACTCAATTGTCGTACCACCTAGTGTGAAGGGTTATGTTATAGTAGAGGCTTCCGGCCCTCATGTCGTTAAGTTAGTAGTGACCGGTATCAGGCACGTCAAAGGTGTAGCCCACGGGTTAGTCCAGAAAGAAGACGTCGTTAAATTCGTATCCAAGACAGTATCCCTACCTACTATAAAAGAAGGAGAAATAGTAGAGATAACCAGCGGTCCCTTTAGGGGAATGCAGGCCGAAGTAAAGAGGTTAGACAGTGCAAAGAATGAAGTAGTTTTAAATATTTTAGAATCATCATTTCCACTTCAGGTTACAGTACCCGTTGACCAGGTGAAACCTGTTAAAAAGTAA
- the ftsY gene encoding signal recognition particle-docking protein FtsY, which translates to MEAPRPAEVAQPTKVQQPEEKHANEQPKPLQPPQQLPQTAPPKTEEKPVEEQKKEEKPKSRFSFFDFLRYKTIKEEDITDLIEEFRYQLLEADVSYEVSEKILEDLKNSLVGKKVSRSEELEKIVLDSLKKSIEEILTKNRGFDLIEEIKQKGKKPYVIVFFGVNGVGKTTTIAKVAYMLKKQGLSSIIAASDTFRAAAQEQLAYHAQKLEVPLVKGKYGGDPAAVAFDAISSAKSRGIDVVLVDTAGRMHVDSDLVEELKRVVRISKPDLRVLVLDSLAGNDALEQAKYFENNVGYDAVILTKVDADAKGGIVLSLAYELKKPVIYLGIGQDYDNLIPFSPDWFIKRIFQ; encoded by the coding sequence GTGGAAGCACCAAGACCAGCTGAAGTAGCGCAACCTACTAAAGTCCAACAACCAGAGGAAAAACACGCAAACGAGCAACCTAAACCCCTACAGCCTCCTCAACAACTCCCGCAAACCGCACCGCCTAAAACAGAAGAAAAACCGGTTGAAGAACAGAAAAAAGAAGAAAAACCGAAATCCCGCTTCTCCTTTTTCGATTTCCTCAGGTATAAGACCATAAAGGAAGAAGATATTACTGACCTGATAGAGGAGTTCCGCTATCAATTACTTGAAGCTGACGTATCATATGAAGTCTCAGAGAAGATCCTAGAGGACTTAAAGAACTCTTTAGTTGGAAAAAAGGTAAGTAGGAGTGAAGAACTAGAAAAAATAGTACTTGACTCCCTAAAAAAATCGATAGAGGAAATCCTGACAAAAAACAGAGGTTTCGATTTAATAGAAGAAATAAAGCAAAAAGGAAAGAAACCCTACGTTATAGTTTTCTTCGGGGTAAACGGAGTAGGAAAAACTACCACAATAGCTAAGGTAGCTTACATGTTAAAGAAACAAGGCTTAAGCTCTATAATTGCAGCCTCAGACACGTTTAGGGCTGCCGCACAAGAGCAATTAGCTTACCACGCTCAAAAACTTGAAGTACCGTTAGTTAAAGGAAAATACGGGGGAGACCCCGCGGCTGTTGCATTCGACGCTATTTCTTCAGCTAAAAGTAGGGGTATTGACGTAGTCCTAGTAGACACTGCAGGTAGGATGCACGTTGACTCAGACCTAGTCGAGGAACTAAAGAGGGTAGTGAGGATTTCTAAACCTGACTTAAGGGTGTTAGTACTAGACTCTTTAGCGGGAAATGACGCGTTAGAACAAGCAAAATATTTTGAAAACAATGTGGGATATGATGCTGTAATACTCACTAAGGTAGACGCTGATGCAAAAGGCGGTATCGTATTGTCACTGGCTTATGAACTGAAAAAACCGGTAATATACTTGGGTATAGGTCAGGATTACGACAACCTAATCCCGTTTAGTCCTGACTGGTTTATAAAGAGAATATTCCAGTAG
- a CDS encoding 50S ribosomal protein L39e: MSKHKPLGKKLRLAKAIKSNSAIPAWVVLKTNAKIRFNPLKRNWRRSNLKV; encoded by the coding sequence ATGAGCAAGCATAAGCCATTAGGTAAAAAATTAAGGTTAGCTAAGGCGATAAAAAGTAACTCAGCTATTCCTGCGTGGGTAGTTTTAAAAACAAACGCCAAAATAAGATTTAACCCCCTTAAAAGGAACTGGAGAAGGAGTAACCTTAAGGTGTAA
- a CDS encoding 30S ribosomal protein S19e: MITVNMVPADELIKRLSEYLKENVKEVQPAEWSLYAKTASFKERTPDNSGDWWYIRAASLLRRIYIEQPLGVGETRRIYGGMKRRGTRPPISVKAPGHANRLIFRQLEKAGLVSRTKKGRILSPKGRSILDKLSYEIFKELAEKRTDLKKYLD; the protein is encoded by the coding sequence ATGATAACAGTAAATATGGTACCAGCGGACGAGCTCATTAAGAGGTTGAGCGAGTATTTAAAAGAGAACGTAAAAGAAGTACAACCAGCGGAATGGTCACTGTATGCTAAGACAGCTAGCTTTAAGGAGAGGACCCCCGATAATTCTGGGGACTGGTGGTATATAAGGGCCGCCTCATTACTTAGAAGAATTTATATAGAGCAACCTTTAGGAGTCGGTGAGACTAGAAGAATTTATGGGGGAATGAAAAGGAGGGGAACCAGGCCTCCGATTTCGGTTAAAGCTCCGGGGCACGCTAATAGGCTTATATTCCGTCAACTTGAAAAAGCAGGCCTAGTTTCAAGGACTAAAAAAGGCAGGATCTTATCGCCTAAAGGGAGGTCAATTTTGGACAAATTATCATACGAAATATTTAAAGAGTTGGCGGAGAAAAGAACAGATTTGAAAAAATATTTGGATTAA
- a CDS encoding phosphate signaling complex PhoU family protein, with protein MEVRRVQKFGKSTLMVSLPAEWVKEVGLSPGESVYLEVDEDGSLKVYPPNMKLQNASREVKVILSNNIMPEIVTRIIYGLYILGFDRIEIESKDKMFSEDILRKLKESVRSLIGYEITVQNVDYIQIQSFLDPTKYTMTSLLNRLINNLKQMLHYLSLGIKEGSRTFLQETVELEKEVDRLYYLALRQLILSQSNRSLAYMIGVKRIQLIGNRILIKAIEESADEISEAATDLLTLTPQELEEVKNYWNNMFDLIEQSTVIIDHTMKVLTKEDSKLINETMEELRTLRRVLINEATSIENSTSNIKDYRILIAVRSVNLRLYNAIRRMEPIVEIAFNRSLENSKEIIID; from the coding sequence ATGGAGGTTCGTAGAGTTCAGAAATTTGGTAAATCAACACTTATGGTCTCATTACCTGCAGAGTGGGTCAAAGAAGTAGGTTTATCTCCAGGAGAAAGTGTATACCTTGAGGTAGATGAAGACGGTAGCCTAAAGGTATACCCACCTAATATGAAATTACAGAACGCTTCAAGGGAAGTAAAGGTCATACTGTCAAACAACATAATGCCCGAAATAGTAACAAGAATAATATACGGTTTATACATATTAGGTTTTGACAGAATAGAGATAGAAAGTAAAGATAAAATGTTCAGTGAAGACATTCTGAGGAAATTGAAAGAGTCAGTAAGGAGCCTAATCGGTTACGAAATAACAGTCCAAAACGTGGACTATATCCAAATCCAATCGTTCCTAGACCCTACCAAATACACTATGACTAGCCTATTAAACAGGTTAATTAATAACCTGAAGCAGATGCTCCATTACCTTAGCCTAGGGATTAAAGAAGGGAGCAGGACGTTCCTCCAAGAGACAGTGGAACTAGAAAAAGAGGTCGACAGACTTTACTACTTAGCCTTAAGGCAATTAATACTCTCCCAATCTAACCGTAGCCTTGCTTATATGATAGGAGTCAAGAGGATCCAGTTAATAGGGAATAGGATATTGATCAAGGCAATAGAAGAGTCGGCGGATGAGATTAGCGAAGCAGCTACGGACTTGTTGACATTAACTCCCCAAGAACTTGAAGAAGTCAAGAACTATTGGAATAATATGTTCGACCTAATAGAACAGTCTACTGTAATTATCGATCACACAATGAAAGTGCTCACTAAAGAAGACTCAAAGCTAATAAACGAGACTATGGAGGAGTTAAGGACACTAAGGAGAGTCCTAATTAATGAAGCAACTAGTATTGAAAACTCTACGTCGAACATAAAAGACTATAGGATATTGATAGCGGTCAGGTCAGTCAATTTAAGGCTTTATAACGCTATTAGAAGAATGGAACCTATAGTAGAAATAGCATTCAATAGGAGCTTGGAGAACAGCAAGGAGATCATTATAGATTAA